A region of Pyxidicoccus parkwaysis DNA encodes the following proteins:
- a CDS encoding transcriptional regulator has product MSGVLGMHAGDSESFEWVLQSTGEPFASRLREAPGAREAVERAVSQAASLLDAAPELRAFARHLGAQLARATDPLLTLERLHARDLALALSCAEGLPAAGALLEQEVFSKLRVPLSRIHPSPVFTDEVLQALRANLLMPRAEAPSRLLGYAGAGPLLHWVSISATRLALRMRKALGEESQVEAEVLAAHPAPGGLELGFVREEARGHVRAAFIRAVASLDDEDRELLRLHFVEHLSLERMGTLFSLHKSTLSRRLSAVQALLEKRTRRALVERLSLPEPEVDSLMRAIHGRLDLSLSGLLAARE; this is encoded by the coding sequence ATGTCGGGAGTGCTTGGGATGCATGCGGGTGACTCCGAGTCCTTCGAGTGGGTGTTGCAGTCCACCGGCGAGCCGTTCGCCTCCCGTCTTCGTGAGGCTCCTGGCGCCAGGGAGGCCGTGGAGCGCGCCGTCTCACAGGCCGCATCCCTCCTCGACGCCGCCCCCGAGCTACGCGCCTTCGCGCGACACCTCGGCGCCCAGCTCGCGCGGGCCACGGACCCGCTGCTCACACTGGAGCGACTGCATGCCCGGGACCTCGCGCTCGCGCTCTCCTGCGCGGAGGGGCTGCCGGCGGCCGGTGCGCTCCTGGAGCAGGAGGTCTTCTCCAAGCTGCGCGTCCCGCTGTCTCGCATCCATCCCTCGCCGGTGTTCACGGACGAGGTGCTGCAGGCGCTCCGCGCCAACCTCTTGATGCCTCGCGCGGAGGCACCCTCGCGGCTGCTCGGCTACGCGGGCGCGGGCCCGCTGCTGCACTGGGTGAGCATCTCCGCGACGCGGCTCGCGCTGAGGATGCGCAAGGCGCTGGGAGAAGAGTCGCAAGTCGAAGCCGAGGTGCTCGCCGCGCACCCCGCGCCGGGAGGACTGGAGCTGGGCTTCGTCCGCGAGGAGGCCCGGGGGCATGTGCGCGCCGCCTTCATCCGCGCGGTGGCCTCGCTCGACGACGAGGACCGCGAATTGCTGCGCCTGCACTTCGTCGAGCACCTCTCCCTGGAGCGCATGGGCACCCTGTTCAGCCTGCACAAGTCCACCCTCTCACGCCGGCTCTCCGCGGTGCAGGCGCTGCTGGAGAAGCGGACGCGGCGCGCGCTCGTCGAGCGGCTGTCATTGCCCGAGCCGGAAGTGGACAGCCTGATGCGCGCCATCCATGGCCGCCTGGACCTGAGCCTCTCGGGCCTGCTGGCGGCGCGCGAATGA
- a CDS encoding serine/threonine-protein kinase, translating to MSCPDENALSGYASGALDSDGMTAVRQHVSGCSECRSVLAALGGLETPPPRVDAGLLVSGARVGRYMVLGLLGEGGMGRVHAAYDPELDRKVALKLLNLARLGEDSLAQARQRLEREARTMARLSHPHVAHLHDVGELQGQLYLVMELVEGGTLRRWLAEKPRTRREILARFIQAADGLAASHALGIVHRDFKPDNVLLTRDGQVRITDFGLANAAGGLGPAREDVAFVSGEESLTVTGTFLGTLAYGAPEQLRGERGDARSDQFAFCVALYEALNGQRPFAGDSREELLASMQREEVRPEKRGVPSWLKAVVRRGLSVDPSRRFESMEVLRARLAREVGAWKRSAATAVLAGGLVGVGFLVLGPSAATPSEACQGSERHLVGIWDASVRESTHQAFLRTNDPAAEASFQAVASTLERWTRDWTHAHQSACEATRVFGEQSEAALELRMTCLDQRLGELSRLTVALQGADARTVERGFGLGASLGGVGRCADVRTLQEAVSPPEDPMVRAEVDAVRAELARANAELLAGHTSEGLRIALPARERALATHHRPLEAEAHQLCARLQEDAGAFEDARESLARASLAAEAGRHLGVLARVLTSQAWLYGYGLGRTPEAWPFLQRARAVAETLRDAELDTLLAHGQAELLEQEGRFAEAEPLLRASLETAIARGQTHAHAELSGRLGLLAKQQGRLLEAKRWLEEALRLHEQYFGPEHRDTGRALLNLGGTLAQLGELARAEAVLQRALGILRKTLGEENLSVARALSNLSLVYFEWGHRSQAREAAEASWAVARKCVAADSPVLMGTESNRLGVLGEQGERLLELEHARRVLAYRERVYGASHPEVALDVHEVGRLLRLLGRTDEARGFHARGVALQEPLVARGEVDGAGLRALADALLFLGRVDEARRHVEQALVSMERDWGPSSSERIEALLLLGDVQLARGQPAEALAPLRTALQVLTERQVVSARVPRVRRRLARALRLTGAVEEACEQARLAWGELAVWSKAYVQETVEARAELGHCRG from the coding sequence ATGAGCTGCCCGGACGAGAACGCGCTGTCCGGTTATGCGAGTGGAGCGCTGGACTCCGACGGCATGACGGCCGTGCGCCAGCATGTCTCCGGCTGCTCGGAGTGCCGGAGCGTGCTCGCTGCACTGGGCGGACTGGAGACGCCCCCACCGCGCGTCGACGCGGGACTGCTCGTCTCCGGTGCGCGCGTGGGGCGTTACATGGTGCTCGGCCTGCTCGGCGAAGGTGGCATGGGGCGCGTCCATGCCGCCTATGACCCGGAGCTGGACCGCAAGGTGGCGCTCAAGCTGCTGAACCTCGCGAGGCTCGGAGAGGACTCTCTCGCCCAGGCCCGTCAGCGACTGGAGCGTGAGGCCCGCACCATGGCCCGGCTGTCGCACCCGCACGTCGCCCACCTGCACGACGTGGGGGAGCTCCAGGGGCAGCTCTATCTGGTGATGGAGCTCGTCGAGGGCGGCACGCTCCGGCGGTGGCTCGCGGAGAAGCCGCGCACGCGCCGGGAAATCCTCGCGCGCTTCATCCAGGCGGCGGATGGGCTGGCCGCCTCGCACGCGTTGGGCATCGTCCACCGCGACTTCAAGCCCGACAACGTCCTGCTGACCCGCGACGGCCAGGTGCGCATCACCGACTTCGGCCTGGCCAACGCGGCCGGAGGACTGGGGCCTGCTCGGGAGGACGTGGCCTTCGTCTCCGGCGAGGAATCGCTCACCGTCACCGGGACATTCCTGGGGACACTCGCCTATGGCGCGCCGGAGCAGCTCCGTGGAGAGCGGGGGGATGCCCGCTCGGACCAGTTCGCCTTCTGCGTCGCGCTGTACGAGGCGCTCAACGGGCAGCGGCCCTTCGCGGGAGACTCGCGAGAGGAGCTCCTGGCGTCCATGCAGCGCGAGGAGGTACGTCCCGAGAAGCGGGGCGTGCCCTCGTGGCTCAAGGCCGTGGTCCGGCGGGGACTCTCCGTCGACCCGTCGCGGCGCTTCGAGTCCATGGAGGTGCTGCGCGCCCGCCTCGCGCGGGAGGTGGGGGCCTGGAAGCGCAGCGCCGCCACGGCGGTGCTCGCGGGAGGTCTGGTGGGCGTGGGCTTCCTCGTGCTGGGGCCTTCAGCGGCGACGCCGAGCGAGGCCTGCCAGGGCAGTGAGCGGCACCTCGTGGGCATCTGGGACGCGTCCGTGCGCGAGTCCACGCATCAGGCCTTCCTGCGCACGAATGACCCCGCGGCCGAGGCTTCGTTCCAGGCCGTGGCCTCCACGCTGGAGCGGTGGACCCGCGACTGGACGCACGCGCACCAGTCCGCGTGCGAGGCGACACGCGTCTTCGGCGAGCAGTCGGAAGCGGCGCTGGAGCTGCGGATGACGTGCCTGGACCAGCGGCTGGGAGAGCTGTCGCGCCTGACGGTGGCGCTCCAGGGCGCGGACGCGCGGACGGTGGAGCGGGGCTTCGGGCTGGGGGCCTCGCTCGGTGGCGTGGGCCGATGCGCGGACGTGCGGACGTTGCAGGAGGCCGTGTCTCCTCCGGAAGACCCAATGGTGCGCGCGGAGGTGGACGCGGTGCGCGCGGAGCTCGCGCGGGCGAACGCGGAGCTGCTCGCGGGCCATACCTCCGAGGGGCTGCGAATCGCGCTGCCCGCCCGGGAGCGTGCGCTCGCCACCCATCACCGGCCCTTGGAGGCGGAGGCGCATCAGCTCTGCGCGCGGTTGCAGGAGGACGCTGGCGCATTCGAAGACGCGCGCGAGTCCCTGGCCCGGGCCTCGCTGGCGGCCGAAGCGGGGCGGCATCTGGGCGTGCTCGCGCGGGTGCTGACTTCCCAGGCGTGGCTGTACGGGTACGGCCTGGGGCGCACCCCAGAGGCGTGGCCCTTCCTCCAGCGCGCCCGTGCCGTGGCGGAGACGCTGCGAGACGCCGAGCTGGACACGCTGCTGGCGCATGGACAGGCGGAGCTCCTGGAGCAGGAGGGGCGCTTCGCCGAGGCGGAGCCATTGCTGCGTGCCTCCCTGGAGACCGCCATCGCGCGTGGACAGACCCACGCGCACGCGGAGCTGAGCGGCCGGCTGGGCCTGCTGGCCAAACAACAGGGGCGGCTCCTGGAGGCGAAGCGATGGCTGGAGGAGGCGCTGCGGCTCCATGAGCAGTACTTCGGTCCGGAGCACCGGGACACGGGCCGGGCCCTGTTGAACCTGGGCGGCACGCTGGCCCAATTGGGCGAGCTGGCGAGGGCCGAGGCCGTCCTCCAGCGGGCGCTCGGAATCCTTCGCAAGACGCTGGGCGAGGAGAACCTGTCGGTGGCCCGGGCGTTGTCCAACCTGTCCCTCGTCTACTTCGAGTGGGGACATCGGTCCCAGGCGAGGGAGGCCGCGGAGGCGAGCTGGGCCGTGGCGCGCAAGTGCGTGGCCGCCGACAGCCCGGTGCTGATGGGGACGGAGTCGAACCGGCTTGGCGTCCTGGGAGAGCAGGGTGAGCGCCTGCTGGAATTGGAGCACGCCCGCCGCGTCCTGGCGTATCGCGAGCGCGTCTATGGCGCCTCACATCCGGAGGTGGCGCTGGACGTGCATGAGGTGGGCAGGCTGCTGCGCCTCCTGGGGCGTACGGACGAGGCGCGAGGCTTCCACGCGCGCGGCGTCGCGCTCCAGGAGCCCCTGGTGGCACGGGGCGAGGTGGATGGCGCGGGGCTGCGCGCCCTGGCGGATGCGCTCCTCTTCCTGGGCCGGGTGGACGAGGCCCGGCGTCATGTGGAGCAGGCGCTCGTGAGCATGGAGCGGGACTGGGGGCCTTCATCGTCCGAGCGCATCGAGGCGCTGCTCCTCCTGGGCGACGTCCAGCTCGCGCGAGGCCAGCCCGCCGAGGCACTGGCGCCGCTGCGGACCGCGCTGCAGGTGCTCACGGAGCGGCAGGTGGTCTCCGCGCGCGTCCCGAGGGTTCGTCGCCGGCTCGCGCGGGCGCTCCGGCTGACGGGCGCGGTGGAAGAGGCCTGCGAGCAGGCGCGGCTCGCCTGGGGGGAGCTGGCCGTCTGGAGTAAGGCCTATGTCCAGGAGACGGTGGAAGCGCGGGCCGAGCTCGGGCACTGTCGAGGGTAG